A segment of the Collimonas fungivorans genome:
GTTCCAGGTATCGTGGGGCAAGGCCATGATGTGGATTTTCCTGCTGTCCGACACCTTCATCTTCAGCTGTTTCCTGACCGGCTACATGACGGTGCGCATGGCCAACACCGTTCCCTGGCCGAACCCGAGCCTGGTGTTCAGCCTCAATATCGGCGGCGTCGAAGTGCCCTTGCTGCTGATCGCGATCATGACTTTCGTCTTGATCAGCAGCAGCGGCACCATGGCGATGGCGGTCAATTTCGCCTACCGCCGCGAGCGTGTGCGCGCCGCCATCCTGATGTTTGTCACGGCGGGTTTCGGCGTGTGCTTCGTCAGCATGCAGGTGTTCGAATGGAGCAAGCTGATTCTGCAGGAAGGCGTGCGCCCCTGGGGCAATCCGATGGGGGCGGCGCAATTCGGCTCGACTTTTTTCATGATCACCG
Coding sequences within it:
- a CDS encoding heme-copper oxidase subunit III family protein gives rise to the protein MNTVSTTAASPATAPATGRWRQLVADWSSDQQAFQVSWGKAMMWIFLLSDTFIFSCFLTGYMTVRMANTVPWPNPSLVFSLNIGGVEVPLLLIAIMTFVLISSSGTMAMAVNFAYRRERVRAAILMFVTAGFGVCFVSMQVFEWSKLILQEGVRPWGNPMGAAQFGSTFFMITGFHGLHVSAGVIYLITVAVRLLRGRYDAVGKTGGNYQIVEIAGLYWHFVDLVWVFIFALFYLW